In Lewinellaceae bacterium, a single window of DNA contains:
- a CDS encoding response regulator, giving the protein MRFSVLLFILYSGCLFSQAPAKVTLLSVNEGLSQGMAFDILQSRDGFLWIATKDGLNRYDGYRFTVFTHDPFDPFSITSNEVWKIFEDSRGWLWLACPGGLDVFLPQTGHFFHLLPGLQGYNGDSVSFTETPDGTIWMTVAGKFWRIELPEGLLAGAAGAGNAFPGLPVTPIELPGTLFSTVFFTGNGTLLAGSSQGVFRVDPADASLKVEALAGLSVDIIGEDKQGRIWLVALSPKLEGLYRQAEYGMWRWNVNEGPPRTIPCLPYGRYRFDHNGFLWAWKYTDLIFRKWSPEKFANGEAPELTWVNHQAFSRNPAYFPTTIAFDQSGNMWLATNGFGVVKISFQSPGFRSYLPLTSQRMIAEGHDGSLYLQSDYKKRYPSSRFREALPTPWAIPISKTERKTVIAFDRQGNGWANKDADSLFLLGMPSRRYPWKAMGLITCKKGKLLSVSEKGLRQFDPATKQSRLIPFDQPQQLSPNFTYSHFLCEGPTGTIWIFAFEGLIEAAPAGDGYRFRFFKNNPADRSSLSHNTVLSVAADPLEPGRYLWAGTKGGGLNRLDRQSGAFKHYKTEQGLPDNVVYGILPNSRGHLWLSTNRGLCRFHVREETARNFTVADGLQDNEFNQSSYLKTTSGHMIFGGVNGLTVFHPDSLQFNERRPLTAITHIRVNNHLTGFRAREGTDSEFPLLEKAGLQTLRLDLTHRQNLVSLEFAALDFSNPAQNQYRYQLLRSGTFGQNEQEAWVELGYKNSVQFANLQPGNYTFKVLGSNNDGAWSERPAVLEFTIHPPWWASWWAYLLYAGVTGLVILLVYRYQLRQRLQAQEALRLRELDEFKNRFFTNITHEFRTPLTVILGEADKLQREGPTPGHSAGLIRRSGENLLRLVNQLLDLAKLESNSLQLHYVQGDVLAYLRYIAESLQSLADSRGVRLQVECPAREIVMDYDPERLLQIVYNLLSNAIKFTPAGGKVELRAEVAPGQLPELGSSHLALMVSDTGVGIPPEELPRIFDRFYQARSSPPRSSQREEEAPELPNVSESRPVANPSLSEGLGEAVAGTGIGLALTKELVTAMGGEINVESKVGKGTVFTVRLPVSNRAERSETTGAGPQAKPESKAQAPDAAPPDAATVLIIEDHPDVVEYLASFLGEKFALHLAYNGREGIEKALETVPDLIVSDVMMPEKDGFEVCEILKTDERTSHIPIVLLTAKVGVENRIAGLRRGADAYLAKPFHEEELLATLANLLEGRRKLQAKYLKTATQPPPVGASGEPHPADPEDAFLQKLHTAVQERLGDSSLTVEDICRAIGMGRSNLYAKLSALTGTSFNLYLRSLRLARAKELLLTTNMNVSEVAYEVGFKDPKYFSRVFTEAYGMPPSELKS; this is encoded by the coding sequence ATGAGATTTTCTGTCCTTCTGTTTATTCTTTATTCCGGTTGTCTTTTTAGCCAGGCACCGGCCAAGGTTACGCTACTCTCCGTCAACGAAGGGCTGTCGCAGGGCATGGCCTTCGATATTCTCCAAAGCCGGGATGGCTTTCTGTGGATCGCCACCAAGGACGGGCTCAATCGCTACGACGGCTACCGGTTCACGGTTTTCACCCACGACCCTTTCGACCCTTTTTCCATAACCTCCAACGAGGTATGGAAGATCTTTGAGGACAGCCGGGGGTGGCTCTGGCTGGCCTGTCCGGGAGGGCTGGATGTGTTCCTGCCCCAAACCGGACACTTTTTCCATCTCCTCCCCGGCCTCCAGGGCTACAATGGCGATTCCGTTTCCTTTACCGAAACCCCCGATGGCACGATCTGGATGACCGTCGCCGGGAAGTTCTGGAGGATAGAATTGCCCGAAGGCCTGCTCGCCGGGGCCGCCGGGGCCGGCAACGCTTTTCCCGGCCTGCCGGTAACCCCCATCGAATTGCCCGGCACCTTGTTCAGCACCGTTTTCTTTACCGGCAACGGAACCTTGCTGGCCGGCTCCTCCCAAGGGGTGTTCAGGGTGGATCCGGCCGATGCGTCCCTGAAGGTAGAAGCCCTGGCCGGCTTATCGGTTGACATCATCGGGGAAGACAAGCAGGGCAGGATCTGGCTCGTCGCCCTTTCCCCCAAACTGGAGGGGTTATATCGCCAGGCGGAGTATGGGATGTGGAGGTGGAATGTGAATGAGGGGCCGCCCCGGACGATACCTTGTCTTCCTTACGGCCGGTATCGGTTCGATCACAATGGCTTCCTCTGGGCCTGGAAGTACACCGATCTTATTTTCCGCAAATGGAGCCCGGAAAAATTCGCCAACGGTGAAGCGCCGGAATTGACGTGGGTCAACCATCAGGCATTTTCCCGAAACCCCGCTTACTTTCCCACTACCATCGCCTTCGACCAATCTGGCAATATGTGGTTGGCCACTAATGGCTTTGGCGTAGTGAAGATCAGTTTTCAAAGCCCGGGGTTTCGCAGTTATCTGCCGCTTACCTCCCAGCGCATGATCGCGGAAGGCCACGATGGTTCTCTTTATCTCCAGTCTGACTACAAAAAAAGGTATCCTTCCTCCCGTTTCCGGGAAGCCCTGCCCACTCCCTGGGCCATCCCCATTTCCAAAACGGAAAGAAAGACCGTCATTGCTTTCGACCGGCAGGGCAACGGCTGGGCTAACAAAGACGCCGACTCCCTTTTTCTCCTCGGAATGCCCTCCCGCCGATACCCCTGGAAAGCGATGGGCCTGATCACCTGTAAGAAAGGAAAACTGCTCAGTGTGAGCGAAAAAGGCCTGCGTCAGTTCGACCCCGCCACGAAGCAAAGCCGGCTGATCCCCTTTGATCAGCCCCAGCAGCTATCACCTAATTTCACCTATTCGCACTTTTTGTGCGAAGGCCCCACCGGAACGATCTGGATCTTTGCATTCGAAGGATTGATCGAGGCGGCGCCGGCAGGCGACGGCTATCGTTTCCGCTTTTTTAAAAATAACCCGGCCGACCGCAGTTCCTTGTCTCACAACACCGTGCTCAGCGTAGCAGCCGACCCGCTCGAGCCCGGCCGCTACCTTTGGGCAGGCACGAAAGGCGGCGGGCTGAACCGCCTGGACCGCCAATCCGGTGCGTTTAAGCATTACAAAACGGAACAGGGCCTGCCCGACAACGTCGTCTACGGCATTTTGCCCAACAGCCGCGGCCATCTCTGGCTCAGCACCAACCGGGGGCTGTGCCGTTTTCACGTGAGAGAAGAGACGGCCCGCAATTTTACCGTGGCCGACGGCCTGCAAGACAACGAATTCAACCAATCGAGCTATCTGAAAACCACTAGTGGCCACATGATCTTCGGCGGCGTCAATGGCCTGACGGTATTTCACCCCGACAGCCTGCAGTTCAACGAGCGCCGCCCCCTGACCGCCATCACCCACATCCGGGTGAACAATCATCTGACAGGCTTTCGTGCCCGGGAAGGGACTGACAGTGAATTCCCCCTCCTGGAAAAAGCAGGCCTCCAAACCCTCCGTCTCGATCTGACGCACCGGCAGAACCTGGTCTCCCTCGAATTCGCCGCCCTCGACTTTTCCAACCCTGCCCAAAACCAATACCGCTACCAGTTGCTCCGGAGCGGTACGTTCGGGCAAAATGAACAAGAAGCCTGGGTGGAGTTGGGCTACAAAAACAGCGTACAATTTGCCAACCTGCAACCCGGCAACTATACTTTCAAGGTGCTGGGCAGCAACAACGATGGCGCCTGGAGCGAACGGCCCGCTGTATTGGAATTCACCATCCATCCGCCCTGGTGGGCAAGCTGGTGGGCTTACCTGCTCTATGCGGGCGTAACCGGCCTTGTCATTCTCCTTGTTTACCGCTACCAACTGCGCCAGCGGCTGCAGGCACAGGAAGCCCTTCGGCTGAGGGAACTGGACGAATTCAAGAACCGCTTTTTCACCAACATCACCCACGAGTTTCGTACCCCGCTGACAGTGATCCTGGGCGAAGCGGATAAACTTCAGCGCGAGGGGCCAACTCCGGGCCATTCCGCCGGGTTGATCAGACGCAGCGGCGAAAACCTGCTGCGCCTCGTCAATCAGTTGCTCGACCTGGCCAAACTGGAATCGAACAGCCTTCAGCTCCATTATGTGCAGGGCGATGTGCTGGCCTACCTACGCTACATCGCCGAAAGCCTGCAGTCGCTGGCCGATAGCCGGGGCGTCCGGCTACAGGTGGAATGCCCGGCGCGGGAAATCGTCATGGACTATGACCCGGAGCGCCTGTTGCAGATCGTGTACAACCTGCTGTCGAATGCCATCAAATTCACCCCTGCCGGCGGAAAAGTGGAACTGCGGGCGGAGGTGGCGCCCGGGCAACTGCCGGAGCTGGGTTCTTCCCATTTGGCGCTCATGGTAAGCGATACCGGCGTGGGCATCCCGCCGGAGGAACTGCCTCGTATTTTCGATCGTTTTTATCAAGCCCGCTCCAGTCCCCCTCGATCCTCCCAAAGGGAAGAAGAAGCCCCAGAGTTGCCAAATGTTTCCGAAAGCAGGCCGGTTGCCAATCCCTCCCTTTCGGAGGGGCTGGGGGAGGCTGTGGCCGGTACAGGCATCGGCCTGGCGTTGACTAAAGAGTTGGTGACGGCGATGGGCGGCGAGATAAACGTAGAAAGCAAAGTGGGCAAGGGAACTGTTTTTACCGTTCGGCTGCCCGTTTCCAACCGTGCTGAGAGGAGTGAAACTACGGGCGCCGGCCCGCAAGCAAAGCCGGAAAGCAAAGCTCAGGCGCCTGATGCAGCCCCGCCTGATGCCGCTACCGTCCTGATCATCGAAGACCATCCCGACGTAGTGGAGTACCTGGCTTCCTTCCTGGGGGAAAAATTTGCACTCCACCTGGCCTACAATGGCAGGGAAGGCATAGAAAAGGCCCTGGAAACCGTGCCCGACCTGATCGTTAGCGACGTGATGATGCCGGAAAAAGACGGCTTCGAAGTATGCGAAATCCTGAAAACCGACGAGCGCACCAGCCATATCCCTATTGTATTGCTCACGGCAAAAGTGGGAGTGGAGAACCGCATCGCCGGCCTGCGCCGCGGCGCAGATGCCTACCTGGCCAAGCCCTTTCATGAAGAAGAACTGCTGGCCACGCTTGCCAATTTGCTGGAAGGGCGCCGCAAATTACAGGCCAAATATCTGAAAACGGCTACTCAGCCTCCACCGGTTGGCGCTTCCGGTGAACCGCACCCTGCCGACCCCGAAGATGCCTTTCTGCAAAAGCTTCACACTGCCGTCCAGGAACGGCTCGGCGACTCCTCCCTGACGGTGGAGGACATCTGCCGCGCCATCGGCATGGGGCGTTCGAACCTGTACGCCAAACTATCCGCCCTTACCGGCACATCGTTCAACCTCTACCTGCGCTCCCTGCGCCTGGCCCGGGCAAAGGAACTCCTGCTCACCACCAATATGAACGTTTCGGAAGTGGCCTACGAAGTGGGCTTCAAAGACCCGAAATATTTCAGCCGGGTGTTCACGGAAGCCTATGGCATGCCGCCGAGCGAGCTGAAGAGTTGA
- a CDS encoding DUF11 domain-containing protein — MKKPSLLPNAKTEVQTTNSRNTTGRQRPMLRLPGLILCLVSMFDFGGASVGARPAGAPVAPAVIGVAKNASINGTEATFDFYLENLGTTYLNSVVLPEDLDAVFGAGNYTFVSPPALVNDPGTINLNGSFDGSSDKEIFASGSSLPVGGTAQIRMVVNVTTVTDVGFGCGVYSNQVTASAEGGTVSDLSDSGTDPDPNGNGDPAESGENDATVFTVAVPIADLSITKTDGVTTGVPGLSVTYTITASNAGPSNVTGAGFNDILPSAITSATWTSFSSGGASGNTASGSGNINEVLNLPAGASVTYTVSANIAPSATGSLVNTATVTAPVCVTDPIPGNNTATDFDNLLPLADLSILVGDSADPVSIGAGFSYSLDVNNAGPSTATSISVSDNLPAGIGFVSASGTGWSCNESNGVVTCTRASLSVGAAPTITINVTAPGSVGNITNTASVSAGVMDVNLGNNSDSESTAITSPPGFAMAFSPDVIGEGGVSTLTFTIDNTANPVAANSLSFVDNLPAAITIASPLNVSSTCPGATLTAVPGTSLISYSSSALVGGVSCTLQIDVTSSTAGIHVNTTGDLTSSLGNSGTASDMLTVEPPPAFAKAFSPDQILAGNPSTLVFTIDNSASSLSATGLNFSDFLPGGMVVAATPAASSTCTGGAISASAGSGTISYTGGTVAAGTSCTVQVDVTSSTPGMHVNSTGDLTSSLGNSGTASDMLHVNGIIYVDKDATGIGNGLSWTDAFTDLQDALAIAQSGDEIWVAEGVYYPDQGAVYTPGERAHSFVMKNGVAIYGGFPNTGDPTFADRNWATHETILSGDIGTADDNSDNSYHIIFNDNNGLNSSAVLDGFTISGGNANGSGDNTSGGGMYNYKTSPTVKNCIFSGNSAVDKGGGIYNYFPSSPTVTNCTFFDNSAGFRGGGICNYVSGPYVTMTNCTFSNNSAYQGGGIYNDGNSSITVTNCILWGNSSEIGNTNSNPTVTYSIVQGGYTGIGNLDANPLFVDASKGDLRLQASSCAIDNGLNSAVPMGITTDLGSNDRFFNSGTVDIGAYEFQGVYQALTTPTPSATDNGLDFDGVDDHVELFTGCPADNLFPGGDAITVEYWFKGANSQSAVRMQNEGGYIVTAWQNNVHILSNDGGANGISIGTGFDDGNWHHIAFTWQRNTANGFKSYLDGQLVAQRQSSDAPIPSFNSGAYLGAYNGTSEFMNGKLDEVRIWNVARTQAEIQAGLCGELSLPQTGLLAYYQFNHGVADADNTGINTLANSVNTGAYPGILNNFALNGAVSNWTEAFKYTPIRYVKEGGTGSGVSWADASGDLQAMIEACNVEQVWVAAGAYKPTAGADRTISFVMKNGVAIYGGFPDTGNPGLAERDWIANATILSGDLLDDDGPNFTNRSDNSYHVINNNGLDNSALLDGFIISGGNADGAVFTEQTGGGMFNSSSSPTVANCRFTGNSASARGGGMFNFVFSSPKVTDCNFSGNSSGQGGGIANSNTSLVNLINCTFDRNSALGGIGGAIGNTESSPCTAVNCSFTGNTALTGGAVFTRSSAQFTNCTFQGNMASGSGGGIFSENNASPTVTNCIFWQNTGNGKSMFNDAASPQLTHTLLEENTCPSGAVCGAGVIFGQDPLFVSATDLRLQACSPAIDAGDDAANATTEGLDGAPRKVDAYSGGAQIDMGAYEAAVGDDVAPTARCQNVAVQLGAGGSATLTAVQVNNGSSDNCPLLGLSLNRTNFGCADVGMRNVLLTATDAAGNSHSCVSTVTVQDNVNPTAVCQDITVQLDAGGAASIAPGQIDNESSDACNIVNLSLDVTDFTCSDRGAQSVTLTVTDANGNVSQCSATVTVKDEVFGNCPCLNDQDLDEICDETDNCPAEANPGQEDFDGDGLGDACDPSLCINGAVSNLNAYVNGLNINSAYQRAITQRLDLAATKFCNGYSLNSVLSTLNYVVSYVQYQSGRGIPADAASYILAQVNTLIGALNNGTVVCCPAAAPMYVSPGQAAVAGAYRLDASPNPFSEQVALHFYLPEAGSAILEVFNLNGQRVRIFLFENMDAGRYESSWDGTDNRGQQLSAGIYLARLRTASGAITLRLSLAR; from the coding sequence ATGAAAAAGCCAAGCTTACTCCCGAATGCGAAAACGGAGGTACAAACGACAAATTCCCGAAACACAACCGGCCGGCAGCGGCCTATGCTGCGCTTACCAGGACTGATCCTTTGCCTGGTATCCATGTTCGACTTCGGTGGGGCCAGCGTGGGCGCCCGGCCAGCAGGGGCGCCGGTGGCGCCGGCTGTCATTGGCGTGGCAAAAAACGCTTCGATTAATGGCACCGAGGCAACGTTCGATTTCTACCTGGAAAACTTAGGCACAACCTATCTGAACAGTGTTGTTTTACCCGAAGACCTGGACGCAGTCTTCGGCGCAGGGAACTACACGTTTGTGAGTCCTCCCGCTTTGGTGAACGATCCGGGCACGATCAACCTCAACGGCAGTTTTGACGGGAGTTCGGACAAGGAGATTTTCGCCTCGGGGAGTAGCCTGCCGGTTGGCGGGACGGCGCAGATCCGGATGGTGGTCAATGTCACAACCGTCACCGATGTTGGCTTTGGTTGTGGCGTCTATTCCAATCAGGTCACCGCCTCGGCCGAAGGGGGCACGGTATCCGATTTGTCCGACAGCGGGACCGATCCCGATCCCAACGGCAATGGAGATCCGGCCGAATCCGGCGAAAACGACGCCACCGTTTTCACAGTGGCCGTCCCCATTGCTGACTTGTCGATTACCAAAACCGACGGTGTGACGACCGGTGTGCCGGGACTGTCGGTGACGTACACCATCACGGCCAGCAACGCAGGGCCTTCCAACGTGACCGGTGCGGGCTTCAATGATATTTTGCCGTCAGCGATTACTTCCGCAACGTGGACCAGCTTTTCGTCCGGTGGCGCCAGTGGCAACACGGCCTCCGGCAGCGGCAACATCAACGAGGTTCTCAATCTGCCCGCCGGTGCTTCGGTAACGTACACCGTCTCTGCCAACATCGCCCCGTCGGCGACCGGCTCGCTGGTCAACACGGCCACCGTCACCGCTCCCGTCTGTGTTACTGACCCAATCCCCGGTAACAACACCGCCACCGACTTTGACAACCTCCTGCCACTGGCCGATTTGTCGATTCTGGTCGGAGATTCCGCCGACCCAGTGAGCATAGGTGCAGGTTTTAGTTATTCGCTCGATGTCAACAATGCTGGCCCCTCCACAGCAACGAGCATCAGCGTCAGCGATAACCTACCGGCTGGCATCGGGTTTGTCAGCGCATCGGGGACAGGTTGGAGCTGCAACGAATCAAACGGCGTTGTCACCTGTACACGGGCCAGTTTGAGTGTTGGCGCAGCCCCGACGATCACCATCAATGTGACCGCACCGGGGTCAGTTGGCAACATCACCAACACGGCATCAGTCAGCGCCGGGGTGATGGACGTCAACCTTGGCAACAATAGCGATTCGGAAAGCACGGCCATCACCTCCCCGCCAGGCTTCGCCATGGCCTTTTCCCCCGACGTTATTGGCGAGGGAGGCGTCAGCACCTTGACTTTTACCATCGACAATACAGCCAACCCGGTGGCGGCTAACTCTCTCAGTTTTGTGGACAATCTACCCGCTGCCATCACCATCGCCTCCCCATTAAATGTTTCGTCGACCTGTCCTGGAGCGACGCTGACGGCTGTGCCTGGAACCTCTTTGATTTCTTACAGCAGCAGTGCACTAGTGGGAGGGGTGAGTTGCACCTTGCAAATCGACGTAACCAGCAGCACAGCGGGAATCCACGTCAACACGACCGGCGACCTCACCTCCTCCCTGGGCAACAGCGGCACGGCCAGCGATATGCTGACGGTCGAGCCGCCTCCGGCCTTTGCCAAAGCCTTCTCACCCGACCAGATTTTAGCCGGCAATCCAAGCACGCTCGTGTTCACGATTGACAACTCGGCCAGCTCACTATCTGCCACCGGGCTCAACTTCTCCGACTTTCTGCCGGGGGGCATGGTCGTGGCGGCGACGCCTGCAGCTTCGTCAACTTGTACGGGCGGCGCCATATCCGCCTCGGCGGGCAGCGGCACGATTTCCTACACCGGCGGGACAGTTGCGGCAGGGACGAGTTGCACCGTGCAAGTCGATGTTACCAGCAGCACGCCGGGAATGCACGTGAACTCGACCGGCGACCTCACTTCCTCCCTGGGCAACAGCGGCACGGCCAGCGATATGTTGCATGTCAACGGTATCATTTATGTGGACAAGGATGCTACGGGCATAGGCAACGGCCTGTCGTGGACCGATGCTTTTACCGACTTACAGGACGCCCTGGCCATTGCCCAGAGCGGCGACGAAATCTGGGTGGCGGAGGGGGTTTACTACCCGGATCAAGGAGCCGTATACACGCCAGGCGAACGCGCACATTCTTTTGTGATGAAAAACGGCGTGGCTATCTACGGCGGCTTCCCTAATACCGGCGACCCTACTTTTGCAGACCGGAACTGGGCGACCCATGAAACCATCCTTAGCGGCGACATCGGTACAGCAGATGATAACAGTGACAATAGCTATCACATCATTTTTAATGATAATAATGGACTAAATAGCAGTGCGGTGCTGGATGGCTTTACTATAAGTGGGGGGAATGCGAATGGCAGTGGAGACAACACTAGTGGCGGGGGAATGTATAACTATAAAACCTCACCGACAGTAAAAAACTGCATTTTTTCCGGCAATTCGGCTGTAGACAAAGGTGGCGGAATCTATAATTACTTTCCGTCCTCACCCACAGTGACCAATTGTACCTTTTTCGACAATTCAGCAGGCTTCAGGGGCGGCGGAATATGTAACTACGTCAGTGGGCCTTATGTAACGATGACTAACTGTACCTTTTCCAATAATTCAGCCTATCAAGGTGGAGGAATATACAATGATGGCAACTCCTCAATAACGGTAACCAACTGCATCCTCTGGGGTAATAGTAGCGAAATCGGGAACACGAATAGCAACCCTACCGTAACCTACTCAATAGTACAAGGCGGCTATACTGGCATTGGCAATCTGGATGCCAACCCGCTCTTCGTCGATGCCTCCAAAGGCGACCTGCGCCTGCAAGCCAGTTCCTGTGCTATTGACAATGGACTCAATAGTGCCGTACCAATGGGCATCACAACCGACCTGGGTAGTAATGACCGATTTTTCAATAGTGGAACGGTGGATATAGGCGCCTACGAGTTTCAGGGCGTTTATCAAGCTCTGACTACTCCCACACCTTCCGCCACCGATAATGGACTGGATTTCGATGGCGTGGATGACCATGTGGAACTCTTTACAGGTTGCCCTGCTGACAACCTTTTCCCTGGAGGGGATGCTATTACGGTAGAGTACTGGTTCAAGGGCGCCAACAGCCAGTCGGCAGTACGGATGCAAAATGAGGGCGGTTACATCGTGACTGCCTGGCAGAACAATGTTCACATCCTCTCCAATGACGGAGGCGCCAACGGCATTTCTATCGGTACAGGCTTCGATGATGGCAACTGGCATCACATCGCCTTTACCTGGCAACGCAACACTGCCAATGGCTTCAAGTCCTATCTCGACGGGCAGCTGGTAGCGCAGCGACAATCTTCGGATGCTCCAATCCCTTCCTTTAACAGTGGCGCCTATCTTGGCGCTTACAATGGCACTAGCGAGTTTATGAATGGCAAGCTCGATGAAGTGCGCATCTGGAATGTCGCTCGCACCCAGGCAGAAATACAAGCAGGCCTCTGCGGTGAACTCAGCTTACCACAGACAGGACTGCTTGCCTACTACCAGTTCAATCACGGCGTGGCGGACGCCGATAATACGGGCATCAACACCCTGGCCAATAGTGTCAATACCGGCGCCTACCCCGGCATTCTTAACAACTTTGCTCTCAACGGCGCCGTCTCTAACTGGACGGAGGCCTTCAAATATACTCCCATCCGCTACGTCAAAGAAGGCGGTACAGGCAGCGGCGTCTCCTGGGCAGATGCTTCCGGCGACTTGCAGGCGATGATAGAGGCTTGCAATGTGGAACAGGTCTGGGTAGCCGCCGGCGCCTACAAACCCACCGCCGGCGCTGACCGCACGATTTCCTTTGTCATGAAAAACGGAGTGGCCATTTACGGCGGCTTCCCGGACACGGGCAACCCCGGCTTGGCGGAGCGGGACTGGATAGCCAATGCGACCATCCTCAGCGGCGACCTGCTGGACGACGACGGGCCCAATTTCACCAACCGCAGCGACAACAGCTACCACGTCATCAACAACAATGGGCTGGACAATAGCGCCCTGCTGGATGGTTTCATCATCTCAGGCGGGAATGCGGACGGCGCTGTTTTTACGGAACAAACCGGCGGCGGGATGTTCAACTCCTCCTCTTCCCCTACGGTGGCCAACTGCCGCTTTACCGGCAATTCAGCCAGCGCGAGAGGCGGCGGGATGTTCAACTTTGTTTTCTCTTCCCCTAAGGTGACCGACTGCAACTTTTCCGGAAATTCATCCGGTCAAGGCGGCGGCATCGCAAACAGCAACACATCCCTGGTCAATCTGATCAATTGTACCTTTGATCGGAATTCCGCTTTGGGGGGAATTGGCGGCGCCATCGGCAACACGGAAAGCTCCCCCTGCACCGCCGTCAATTGCTCCTTTACCGGCAACACCGCCCTAACTGGCGGCGCCGTTTTTACCCGTTCTTCCGCGCAGTTTACCAATTGTACCTTCCAGGGGAATATGGCATCCGGTTCGGGCGGAGGCATTTTCAGCGAGAACAATGCTTCCCCCACTGTAACCAACTGCATTTTTTGGCAAAACACGGGCAACGGGAAAAGCATGTTCAATGATGCGGCCTCCCCGCAACTCACTCATACCCTTTTGGAGGAAAATACTTGCCCGTCAGGGGCTGTATGCGGGGCAGGGGTCATCTTTGGACAAGACCCGCTCTTCGTTTCCGCCACTGACCTGCGCCTCCAAGCCTGCTCCCCTGCCATCGACGCCGGCGACGATGCGGCCAACGCCACTACGGAAGGCCTCGACGGCGCCCCGCGTAAAGTAGACGCCTACTCCGGCGGCGCTCAAATTGACATGGGTGCCTACGAAGCCGCTGTTGGCGACGACGTGGCGCCTACCGCCCGGTGCCAAAACGTGGCCGTACAGCTCGGCGCCGGGGGTTCGGCTACACTCACCGCCGTGCAGGTGAACAACGGCAGCAGCGACAACTGCCCGCTGCTGGGCCTGAGCCTGAACCGGACGAATTTTGGCTGCGCCGATGTCGGAATGCGGAACGTGCTGCTCACGGCAACCGACGCTGCCGGGAACAGCCATAGCTGTGTCTCCACGGTGACCGTGCAGGACAATGTAAATCCAACCGCCGTTTGCCAAGACATTACCGTGCAGCTTGATGCCGGCGGCGCCGCGTCCATCGCGCCGGGGCAGATAGACAACGAATCCTCTGACGCCTGCAACATTGTCAACCTATCCCTCGACGTGACGGATTTTACCTGTTCGGACAGAGGCGCCCAATCCGTCACCCTCACCGTGACGGATGCCAACGGCAACGTTTCCCAATGCTCGGCAACCGTGACCGTAAAGGACGAGGTTTTCGGCAACTGCCCCTGCCTCAACGACCAGGACCTCGACGAAATCTGCGACGAAACCGACAACTGCCCCGCTGAGGCCAACCCCGGCCAGGAAGACTTCGACGGGGACGGCCTGGGCGACGCCTGCGACCCAAGCCTCTGCATAAACGGCGCGGTGAGCAACCTGAATGCGTATGTCAATGGGTTGAACATCAACAGCGCCTATCAAAGGGCCATTACCCAAAGGCTGGATTTGGCAGCCACTAAATTCTGCAACGGATACAGCCTTAATTCGGTGCTCAGTACCCTGAACTACGTGGTCAGCTACGTGCAGTATCAGAGCGGTAGAGGCATCCCGGCCGACGCGGCTAGTTACATACTGGCCCAGGTGAATACTCTGATCGGCGCGCTGAACAATGGCACGGTAGTTTGCTGCCCGGCGGCAGCGCCCATGTACGTGAGCCCGGGACAGGCAGCCGTTGCGGGAGCGTATCGGCTCGACGCCAGCCCCAACCCGTTCAGCGAGCAGGTGGCCCTGCATTTTTACCTGCCGGAAGCCGGGTCAGCCATATTAGAGGTGTTTAACCTCAACGGGCAGCGGGTACGGATATTCCTTTTCGAAAACATGGATGCAGGGCGATACGAGAGTAGTTGGGATGGCACCGACAACCGTGGGCAACAATTGAGTGCGGGAATATACCTGGCCCGCCTGCGTACTGCAAGCGGGGCCATTACCCTGCGGTTGAGTCTGGCCCGATAG